One Malania oleifera isolate guangnan ecotype guangnan chromosome 9, ASM2987363v1, whole genome shotgun sequence DNA segment encodes these proteins:
- the LOC131164871 gene encoding 2-oxoglutarate-Fe(II) type oxidoreductase hxnY isoform X2: protein MVDALELPIIDLSSPDRISTANSIRQACMEYGFFYLVNHGVEKELLERVFNESRKFFSLPLKEKMKLARKEHRGYTPLYAENLDPSSSFRGDSKESFYIGPLDDATAQTNINQWPSEEVLPFWRPTMESYHEKVLTAGKRLLSLIALSLNLDDDFFEEVGALDSPMSFLRLLHYPGELEFSDEEIYGASAHSDYGMITLLATNGVPGLQVCREKFKQPQIWEDVPHISGVFIVNIGDMMERWTNCLFRSTLHRVMPTGLERYSLAFFLDPNQDCVVKCLESCQSESSPPRFPPIRSGDYLKERLRLTYSS from the exons GCATGCATGGAATATGGTTTCTTTTACCTTGTGAATCATGGAGTGGAGAAAGAGTTGCTTGAGAGAGTGTTCAATGAGAGCAGAAAATTCTTCTCGCTTCCCCTGAAGGAGAAGATGAAACTGGCTCGCAAGGAACATCGAGGTTACACACCATTGTATGCTGAGAACCTAGATCCTTCCTCAAGCTTTAGAG GTGACTCAAAGGAGTCCTTTTACATTGGTCCTCTGGATGACGCTACAGCTCAGACTAATATAAATCAATGGCCATCTGAAG AAGTTCTGCCATTTTGGAGGCCCACAATGGAATCTTACCATGAAAAAGTCCT GACTGCTGGAAAAAGGCTACTCTCTTTGATTGCTCTTTCTCTGAACTTGGATGATGATTTCTTTGAAGAAGTGGGGGCTTTGGATTCACCAATGTCATTTCTTCGTCTGCTGCATTATCCAG GCGAACTGGAGTTTTCTGATGAAGAAATATATGGTGCTTCAGCTCATTCCGATTATGGAATGATCACTCTTTTGGCAACCAATGGCGTTCCTGGACTGCAG GTGTGCAGAGAAAAGTTTAAGCAACCTCAAATTTGGGAGGATGTGCCTCATATCAGTGG GGTCTTCATTGTTAACATCGGAGACATGATGGAGAGGTGGACTAATTGTTTGTTCAG GTCAACACTGCACAGAGTGATGCCAACAGGACTAGAACGCTATTCG TTGGCTTTCTTCTTGGATCCCAACCAAGACTGTGTGGTGAAATGTCTGGAAAGTTGTCAGAGTGAGTCATCTCCTCCAAG ATTTCCCCCAATCCGCAGTGGGGACTACCTGAAGGAGAGACTAAGGCTTACTTATTCCTCCTAG
- the LOC131164871 gene encoding 2-oxoglutarate-Fe(II) type oxidoreductase hxnY isoform X1, giving the protein MVDALELPIIDLSSPDRISTANSIRQACMEYGFFYLVNHGVEKELLERVFNESRKFFSLPLKEKMKLARKEHRGYTPLYAENLDPSSSFRGDSKESFYIGPLDDATAQTNINQWPSEEVLPFWRPTMESYHEKVLTAGKRLLSLIALSLNLDDDFFEEVGALDSPMSFLRLLHYPVCLFWISGELEFSDEEIYGASAHSDYGMITLLATNGVPGLQVCREKFKQPQIWEDVPHISGVFIVNIGDMMERWTNCLFRSTLHRVMPTGLERYSLAFFLDPNQDCVVKCLESCQSESSPPRFPPIRSGDYLKERLRLTYSS; this is encoded by the exons GCATGCATGGAATATGGTTTCTTTTACCTTGTGAATCATGGAGTGGAGAAAGAGTTGCTTGAGAGAGTGTTCAATGAGAGCAGAAAATTCTTCTCGCTTCCCCTGAAGGAGAAGATGAAACTGGCTCGCAAGGAACATCGAGGTTACACACCATTGTATGCTGAGAACCTAGATCCTTCCTCAAGCTTTAGAG GTGACTCAAAGGAGTCCTTTTACATTGGTCCTCTGGATGACGCTACAGCTCAGACTAATATAAATCAATGGCCATCTGAAG AAGTTCTGCCATTTTGGAGGCCCACAATGGAATCTTACCATGAAAAAGTCCT GACTGCTGGAAAAAGGCTACTCTCTTTGATTGCTCTTTCTCTGAACTTGGATGATGATTTCTTTGAAGAAGTGGGGGCTTTGGATTCACCAATGTCATTTCTTCGTCTGCTGCATTATCCAG TTTGTCTTTTTTGGATTTCAGGCGAACTGGAGTTTTCTGATGAAGAAATATATGGTGCTTCAGCTCATTCCGATTATGGAATGATCACTCTTTTGGCAACCAATGGCGTTCCTGGACTGCAG GTGTGCAGAGAAAAGTTTAAGCAACCTCAAATTTGGGAGGATGTGCCTCATATCAGTGG GGTCTTCATTGTTAACATCGGAGACATGATGGAGAGGTGGACTAATTGTTTGTTCAG GTCAACACTGCACAGAGTGATGCCAACAGGACTAGAACGCTATTCG TTGGCTTTCTTCTTGGATCCCAACCAAGACTGTGTGGTGAAATGTCTGGAAAGTTGTCAGAGTGAGTCATCTCCTCCAAG ATTTCCCCCAATCCGCAGTGGGGACTACCTGAAGGAGAGACTAAGGCTTACTTATTCCTCCTAG
- the LOC131164659 gene encoding uncharacterized protein LOC131164659 isoform X2, with product MGKTRRKNMLAKYSIRADYIVRALDFIVDKGGNRSSWVEKKPQQILAEVARLQAEGNGKVQIGPNGKNEPFVHALKLHKDSEQEGNRNESSRNPQIGTSGKGVPGVQGSKQQIATDLEGNRNGDIRNPQIKLQEAKGLDENPSGSILKKEKVDCESSSDESDGDGDSLASETQGTEYTDESLEESVRSEKALPSKELCSDGERDGQQMELKKNFFLKGNNSAPRVDLSAGNRNLQKCGAVPCFSSDGTGAHIEAEDIEDGHWENCLIGYFSGKFPGKAAVNSVVGTWNAKFEIIYHDSGYIIFNFSEVEDLIEVLQEGPYFANGRPLLLKTMPYMFQFNVEDMSVVPVWVQLKNLPLELWTLKALGRICSVLGRPLVADKLTVNGERVSYARVLVEIDVAEDIKGSVEIWLPNGIHGIT from the exons ATGGGGAAGACTCGCCGCAAAAACATGCTTGCGAAGTATTCAATCCGGGCGGATTACATTGTAAGGGCCCTGGATTTCATAGTGGACAAGGGAGGAAATCGATCCTCCTGGGTTGAGAAGAAACCCCAACAGATCTTGGCGGAGGTTGCGAGACTCCAAGCCGAAGGCAACGGTAAGGTCCAAATCGGACCGAATGGAAAGAACGAGCCTTTCGTTCATGCGTTGAAGCTCCATAAAGATTCGGAACAGGAAGGAAATCGAAACGAATCAAGCAGAAATCCCCAAATCGGAACGAGTGGAAAGGGGGTTCCTGGCGTTCAAGGTTCGAAGCAGCAGATAGCTACGGACCTGGAAGGAAATCGAAACGGAGACATACGGAATCCCCAAATCAAACTACAGGAAGCTAAGGGGTTGGATGAAAACCCCTCCGGTAGCATATTGAAGAAGGAGAAGGTTGATTGTGAGTCGTCGAGTGATGAATCTGACGGAGATGGTGATTCGCTCGCATCTGAAACCCAGGGTACAGAGTACACAGACGAGTCCTTGGAGGAGTCTGTTCGGTCTGAAAAAGCTCTGCCCAGCAAGGAACTGTGCTCCGATGGTGAGAGGGATGGCCAGCAAATGGAGCTGAAAAAGAATTTCTTCCTAAAAGGTAACAACAGTGCCCCACGTGTCGATCTGTCCGCGGGTAACAGGAACCTGCAGAAATGTGGAGCTGTTCCATGTTTTTCATCTGATGGTACAGGTGCCCATATTGAAGCCGAGGACATTGAAGATGGGCATTGGGAGAACTGCTTGATTGGTTACTTTTCAGGCAAATTCCCAGGTAAAGCTGCCGTAAATTCTGTTGTAGGAACATGGAATGCCAAGTTTGAGATTATCTACCATGATAGTGGttatatcatcttcaattttagcGAGGTAGAGGATTTGATCGAAGTGCTGCAAGAGGGCCCTTACTTTGCAAATGGCCGCCCTCTTTTGCTCAAAACAATGCCTTATATGTTTCAATTTAATGTTGAGGATATGAGCGTTGTGCCAGTTTGGGTGCAGCTAAAAAATTTGCCCCTTGAACTCTGGACTTTGAAAGCCTTGGGGAGAATTTGCTCGGTGTTGGGAAGGCCTTTGGTTGCTGATAAACTTACCGTCAACGGGGAGAGGGTGTCCTATGCAAGAGTTCTGGTTGAGATTGATGTTGCGGAGGATATAAAAGGAAGTGTCGAGATTTGGCTCCCTAATG GTATACATGGAATTACTTGA
- the LOC131164659 gene encoding uncharacterized protein LOC131164659 isoform X1, translating to MGKTRRKNMLAKYSIRADYIVRALDFIVDKGGNRSSWVEKKPQQILAEVARLQAEGNGKVQIGPNGKNEPFVHALKLHKDSEQEGNRNESSRNPQIGTSGKGVPGVQGSKQQIATDLEGNRNGDIRNPQIKLQEAKGLDENPSGSILKKEKVDCESSSDESDGDGDSLASETQGTEYTDESLEESVRSEKALPSKELCSDGERDGQQMELKKNFFLKGNNSAPRVDLSAGNRNLQKCGAVPCFSSDGTGAHIEAEDIEDGHWENCLIGYFSGKFPGKAAVNSVVGTWNAKFEIIYHDSGYIIFNFSEVEDLIEVLQEGPYFANGRPLLLKTMPYMFQFNVEDMSVVPVWVQLKNLPLELWTLKALGRICSVLGRPLVADKLTVNGERVSYARVLVEIDVAEDIKGSVEIWLPNGKSITQEVSYERLPRFCHFCKSLGHVEDFCIAKERQTCYCD from the coding sequence ATGGGGAAGACTCGCCGCAAAAACATGCTTGCGAAGTATTCAATCCGGGCGGATTACATTGTAAGGGCCCTGGATTTCATAGTGGACAAGGGAGGAAATCGATCCTCCTGGGTTGAGAAGAAACCCCAACAGATCTTGGCGGAGGTTGCGAGACTCCAAGCCGAAGGCAACGGTAAGGTCCAAATCGGACCGAATGGAAAGAACGAGCCTTTCGTTCATGCGTTGAAGCTCCATAAAGATTCGGAACAGGAAGGAAATCGAAACGAATCAAGCAGAAATCCCCAAATCGGAACGAGTGGAAAGGGGGTTCCTGGCGTTCAAGGTTCGAAGCAGCAGATAGCTACGGACCTGGAAGGAAATCGAAACGGAGACATACGGAATCCCCAAATCAAACTACAGGAAGCTAAGGGGTTGGATGAAAACCCCTCCGGTAGCATATTGAAGAAGGAGAAGGTTGATTGTGAGTCGTCGAGTGATGAATCTGACGGAGATGGTGATTCGCTCGCATCTGAAACCCAGGGTACAGAGTACACAGACGAGTCCTTGGAGGAGTCTGTTCGGTCTGAAAAAGCTCTGCCCAGCAAGGAACTGTGCTCCGATGGTGAGAGGGATGGCCAGCAAATGGAGCTGAAAAAGAATTTCTTCCTAAAAGGTAACAACAGTGCCCCACGTGTCGATCTGTCCGCGGGTAACAGGAACCTGCAGAAATGTGGAGCTGTTCCATGTTTTTCATCTGATGGTACAGGTGCCCATATTGAAGCCGAGGACATTGAAGATGGGCATTGGGAGAACTGCTTGATTGGTTACTTTTCAGGCAAATTCCCAGGTAAAGCTGCCGTAAATTCTGTTGTAGGAACATGGAATGCCAAGTTTGAGATTATCTACCATGATAGTGGttatatcatcttcaattttagcGAGGTAGAGGATTTGATCGAAGTGCTGCAAGAGGGCCCTTACTTTGCAAATGGCCGCCCTCTTTTGCTCAAAACAATGCCTTATATGTTTCAATTTAATGTTGAGGATATGAGCGTTGTGCCAGTTTGGGTGCAGCTAAAAAATTTGCCCCTTGAACTCTGGACTTTGAAAGCCTTGGGGAGAATTTGCTCGGTGTTGGGAAGGCCTTTGGTTGCTGATAAACTTACCGTCAACGGGGAGAGGGTGTCCTATGCAAGAGTTCTGGTTGAGATTGATGTTGCGGAGGATATAAAAGGAAGTGTCGAGATTTGGCTCCCTAATGGTAAGTCAATCACGCAGGAGGTGTCCTATGAGCGCTTGCCTAGATTTTGCCACTTCTGTAAGTCCCTAGGCCATGTTGAAGATTTCTGCATAGCCAAGGAGCGCCAAACTTGTTACTGTGATTGA